The Eggerthella guodeyinii sequence GGTTTTGTTCCATACCGTGGTATCCTAGCTGATCGTGGGACGTGTCGCAGGGGTCGAAGAAGGGATGAGCTGTGAAAACGAAGGCAGCGCGCTGCATCTGCTCGGCGATGGCCGCCGTGCTCATCGCGGCATCCGCCCTCGCTGCGCCCGCGTCGGCGCCCGCGTTCGCGGACGACGGCTCGGCCGACGCGTCCGTGCAGGGCCGAACGCTGCGCGTCGCGTTCCCCGAGGTCGAGGGCATCAGCGAGATCGGCGACGACGGCGTGCGCTCGGGCATCTTCTACGACTGGCTCACCGAGATATCCAAGTACACCGGATGGCGCTACGAGTTCGTCGACGGCGACGCCGAGGACCTCATGGAGCGGACGAAGGCCGGCGACATCGACCTGATCGGCGGCATGTACTACCGCGAGCAGATCGCCGACCAGTACGAGTACTCCGCCTTCGCCATCGGCTCGAACCACGCGCTGCTCATCAGCCTCGAGGAGAACGACGACGTCGTCACCTTCGACCCGCGCACCCTCAACGGCAAGACCATCGGCACCTACCGGAACGCGGCGGAGAAGATCCGCCGCTTCGAACACTACCTCGAGTTCAACGGCATCGAGTGCACCGTCCTGCAGCTCGATTACGACGCGTACGCGCAGTGCCTGGACGACGGCACCGCCGACGTGGTGCTGGGCGGCGACGTGGACCTCACCGAGGGGCGCCGGGTGGCGGCCGAGTTCGACGGCGAGCCGTACTACATCGCCGCACCTGCCGGAAGCGACGTGATAGCCGAGCTGGACGCGGCGATGACCTCGATATACGAAGCCGATGCCGATTTCGCGAAGGAGCTGGACGCCAAGCACCTGCCCTCGCGGCACCAGGCGTCCATCAAGTTCTCCGACGCCGATCGCGCCTACATCGAGCAGGCGGGCGTGCTCAGCGTGGCCGTGATGGCGGACCGCTACCCCTTGTTCTACGAGCGCGACGGGCAGAACCAGGGCATCGTGAAGGACGTGCTCGACCTCGTCACCGAGCGCACGGGGCTCACGTTCCGGATCGTGCACGCGAGCACCTACCAAGGGGCCATCGACCTCGTGAAATCGGGGGAGGCCGACATTATGGGCGGCTTCATGGACGACGAGTACGTCGCCGAAGCCCAGCAGCTCGTCGTCACGGAGGGCTTCGCCTCGCTCAACGAGGTGGTGTTCCGCAACAAGCTGACCTCCTCGGAGGGCACGGTGTGCGCGCAGATCTACGGCCGCGAGGGCGTTGAAGGCGTGGACGCGTCCGAGGTCGTGCACTACCGCACCTACGAAGACTGCCTCGAGGCGGTGAACTCCGGCCGTGCCGACATCACGAGCATGCCCGTCGCCTACGCCGAGAGCCTGTTCACCGACCGGTCGTTCAACAACATCACGCCGGCCACCTCCGAGCATCACGAGGCCAGCCTCTCGTTCGCCATCGCGCAGCCGGTGGACGCCGACCTGTACTCGGTGCTCAGCAAGGCCGTGAACAGCCTTTCGCAAGACGAGCTCGACACCGTCTTCTCGCGCAACACCATGCCCGCGTTCGGCAAGCAGCGCACCATCCAGGCGGTCGTGTCCGAGAACCCGCTGCTCGTCGTTGCGCTCGGCCTCGTGCTGTGCCTGTTCGTGGGGGCCATCGTGATCGTGGTGTCGGTGGCGAAGGTGCGCAACCGCATGATGGAGATGAAGCTGGAGAAAGTGGAGGAGATGGGCCGCGCGAAGACCGACTTCCTCTCGCGCATGTCCCACGAGATCCGCACGCCCATGAACGCCATCATCGGCCTGTCGAACGTGGCGTCGCTGTCGGGCGAGGCCACGCCGTCCATCCGCTCGAGCCTCGAGAAGATCAACACGTCGGCGCAGTTCCTGCTGTCGCTCGTGAACGACATCCTCGACATGTCGAAGATCGAGAACGACAAGATGCACATCGAGACGGCGCCCCTGTGCCTGCGCTCGCTGGCCGAGCGCCTCCAGAGCATGTTTTGCATCCAGGCCGAGGAGAAGGGCATCCTGCTCGAGGCGCGCTGCGATGCCGACGACGTCGTGGTGGGCGACGACGTGCGGCTGCAGCAGGTGCTGGCGAACCTGCTGTCCAACGCGCTCAAGTTCACCGACCCCGGCGACACCATCCGGCTGAGCATCGGCGTGCTCATGCGCGGCGAGGGCCGCGTGAGCGTGCGCTTCAGCGTGAAGGACACCGGCGCGGGCATCCGCGAGGAGGACCTCGAGCGCATCTTCGTGTCGTTCGAGCAGGCCTCCGAGAACCGCCGCAACGCCCAGGGGACCGGCCTCGGGCTGGCCATCAGCAGCAACCTCGTGCGGCTCATGGGCGGCAAGCTGGACGTGCAGAGCCGCTTCGGCGAGGGCTCGGAGTTCTTCTTCGTGCTGGAGCTGCCCGCGGCCGACGACGCGGCGCTGGGCGGCGGCGTGCCCGCCCCTTCCGACGTGGCCGAACGCTCGCTCGAAGGCACGCACGTGCTGCTGGCCGAGGACAACGACCTGAACGCCGAGATCGCGGTGGCGCTGCTCGACATGCAGGGGATCGAGACGCAGCGCGCGGCGAACGGGCGCGAGGCCGTGGACCTGTTCGCCGCCTCGGAGCCGGGGTCGTTCGACTTCGTGCTGATGGACGTCAAGATGCCGCTGCTCGACGGCCTCGAGGCGGCGGCCGAGATCCGCGCGCTCGAGCGCGACGACGCGCGCACGGTGCCCATCATCGCGCTCACGGCCAACACGTTCCAGGAGGATCGCGAGGACGCGGCGGCGGCCGGCATGAACGGCTTCATCCCCAAGCCCTTCGACGCCCAGCAGCTCTACGACACGCTGCGCAGCTACCTGCCTCCCGAGGAGTGAAAGGTTCTTCGCAAGCCGGATATTCGTCGTCTCAATGACGGAAGAGTGTGGTATATTATTTGGCTGTATCTTTGCGCCTGGTGCGTATGTATACTCATGCCCTGCGCGCAGTCCTGTCGGAAAGGAAGATCACGTGGCCCAAGCCTCAAGTAAGCAAACCGCTCAAGAGCAGAACACCGCTGCGGAAGCCTCGATCGAAGCCGAAGACATCCTGGAGGAAGACGCCCTCGACGACGAGCCCGATGTGGTCGACGCCGGCGACGGGCTTGACGACGATAAGCTCGAAAGCGGCCTGTCCGAGGACAGCGACGACGAAGACCTGCTCGAAGGCATTCCCGAAGAGGAGCTCAAGGCGACGGTCGACGTCCAGCTGCCCAAGGTGGCCGGCAAGAGCAAGGTGCGCTCCGTGCGCAAGCGCAACGCCGACGCGAGCGTGACCATGCTGACGGGCGACCCCGTCCGCATGTACTTGAAGGAGATCGGCAAGGTCCCGCTGCTCACCGCGGCGGAGGAGATCGACCTCGCCATGAAGATCGAAGCCGGCGTGGCGGCCACCGAAGAGCTTGAGAAGGCCGAGGACGAGGGCATCGAGCTCGAGCGTCGCGAGAAGCGCCGCCTCGGCCGCATCGAGCAGGTGGGCATTGACGCGAAGCAGCAGCTCATCGAGGCGAACCTGCGCCTCGTCGTGTCCATCGCCAAGCGCTACGTGGGCCGCGGCATGCTGTTCCTCGACCTCATCCAAGAGGGCAACCTCGGCCTCATCCGCGCGGTGGAGAAGTTCGACTACACGAAGGGCTTCAAGTTCTCGACGTACGCCACTTGGTGGATTCGCCAGGCCATCACGCGCGCCATCGCCGACCAGGCCCGCACCATCCGCATCCCCGTGCACATGGTGGAGACCATCAACAAGCTCGTGCGCATCCAGCGCCAGCTTTTGCAGGAGCTCGGCCGCGAGCCCAGCCCCGAGGAGATCGGCAAGGAGATGGGCCTTCCCGCCGAGCGCGTGCGCGAGATCCAGAAGATCTCGCAGGAGCCCGTGTCGCTGGAAACGCCCATCGGCGAAGAGGAGGACTCCCAGCTGGGAGACTTCATCGAGGACGACGCCGCCGTGGTGCCGCCCGACGCCGCCTCGTTCAGCATGCTGCAGGAGCAGCTGTCGAAGGTGCTCGACGGCCTGGCCGAGCGCGAGCGCAAGGTCATCTCGCTGCGCTTCGGCCTGGAGGACGGCCATCCGCGCACGCTCGAGGAGGTCGGACGCGAGTTCGGCGTCACGCGCGAGAGAATCCGCCAGATCGAGAGCAAGACGCTGGCGAAGCTGCGCCACCCGTCCCGCTCGAGCAAGCTGAAAGACTATTTGGAAGACTAGCTACGCTTTTCATGGCGCGGC is a genomic window containing:
- a CDS encoding ATP-binding protein — translated: MKTKAARCICSAMAAVLIAASALAAPASAPAFADDGSADASVQGRTLRVAFPEVEGISEIGDDGVRSGIFYDWLTEISKYTGWRYEFVDGDAEDLMERTKAGDIDLIGGMYYREQIADQYEYSAFAIGSNHALLISLEENDDVVTFDPRTLNGKTIGTYRNAAEKIRRFEHYLEFNGIECTVLQLDYDAYAQCLDDGTADVVLGGDVDLTEGRRVAAEFDGEPYYIAAPAGSDVIAELDAAMTSIYEADADFAKELDAKHLPSRHQASIKFSDADRAYIEQAGVLSVAVMADRYPLFYERDGQNQGIVKDVLDLVTERTGLTFRIVHASTYQGAIDLVKSGEADIMGGFMDDEYVAEAQQLVVTEGFASLNEVVFRNKLTSSEGTVCAQIYGREGVEGVDASEVVHYRTYEDCLEAVNSGRADITSMPVAYAESLFTDRSFNNITPATSEHHEASLSFAIAQPVDADLYSVLSKAVNSLSQDELDTVFSRNTMPAFGKQRTIQAVVSENPLLVVALGLVLCLFVGAIVIVVSVAKVRNRMMEMKLEKVEEMGRAKTDFLSRMSHEIRTPMNAIIGLSNVASLSGEATPSIRSSLEKINTSAQFLLSLVNDILDMSKIENDKMHIETAPLCLRSLAERLQSMFCIQAEEKGILLEARCDADDVVVGDDVRLQQVLANLLSNALKFTDPGDTIRLSIGVLMRGEGRVSVRFSVKDTGAGIREEDLERIFVSFEQASENRRNAQGTGLGLAISSNLVRLMGGKLDVQSRFGEGSEFFFVLELPAADDAALGGGVPAPSDVAERSLEGTHVLLAEDNDLNAEIAVALLDMQGIETQRAANGREAVDLFAASEPGSFDFVLMDVKMPLLDGLEAAAEIRALERDDARTVPIIALTANTFQEDREDAAAAGMNGFIPKPFDAQQLYDTLRSYLPPEE
- the rpoD gene encoding RNA polymerase sigma factor RpoD yields the protein MAQASSKQTAQEQNTAAEASIEAEDILEEDALDDEPDVVDAGDGLDDDKLESGLSEDSDDEDLLEGIPEEELKATVDVQLPKVAGKSKVRSVRKRNADASVTMLTGDPVRMYLKEIGKVPLLTAAEEIDLAMKIEAGVAATEELEKAEDEGIELERREKRRLGRIEQVGIDAKQQLIEANLRLVVSIAKRYVGRGMLFLDLIQEGNLGLIRAVEKFDYTKGFKFSTYATWWIRQAITRAIADQARTIRIPVHMVETINKLVRIQRQLLQELGREPSPEEIGKEMGLPAERVREIQKISQEPVSLETPIGEEEDSQLGDFIEDDAAVVPPDAASFSMLQEQLSKVLDGLAERERKVISLRFGLEDGHPRTLEEVGREFGVTRERIRQIESKTLAKLRHPSRSSKLKDYLED